In Bradyrhizobium guangxiense, the following are encoded in one genomic region:
- a CDS encoding amino acid ABC transporter permease, with product MSTEARKPPPQIALKIRRLLGGKAGWNGVAVQFAFAAILGWIGYEIVSNARANLENQHIAAGFGFLRNNAGFDVNQTLISYTGSDTFLRVFVVGLLNTLVVSVVGIVFATLIGFIVALCRLSPNWLLSRVGEIYVEIIRNLPLLFQILFWYLAVLAALPNPRQSISLLGIAFLSNRGLVIPSLIGQSGLGPFLAMLALGIVAALVLRVHARRALLQQGRVIRIWPYVLALLFGLPLATTLAVGLPFTFELPQLRGFNFAGGSRIIPEFVALTLALSTYTAAFIAEIVRAGILSVHKGQMEAGSSLGLSRGNTLRLIVVPQAMRVIVPPLTNQYLNLTKNSSLAVAIGYPDLVSVFAGTSLSQTGQAIEIIAMTMGIYLLISLLTSAIMSVYGWRVSRSLGA from the coding sequence ATGAGCACCGAGGCCCGAAAACCGCCGCCCCAGATCGCGCTGAAGATCAGGCGCCTTCTGGGTGGCAAGGCAGGCTGGAACGGCGTCGCCGTCCAGTTTGCCTTCGCGGCGATCCTGGGCTGGATCGGCTATGAGATCGTCTCGAACGCTCGCGCCAACCTCGAAAACCAGCATATTGCCGCCGGCTTCGGTTTCCTGCGCAACAATGCCGGCTTCGACGTCAACCAGACCCTGATCTCCTATACCGGTTCGGACACGTTCCTGCGCGTGTTCGTGGTCGGGCTCCTGAACACGCTGGTCGTCTCGGTGGTGGGCATCGTGTTCGCCACGTTGATCGGCTTCATCGTCGCACTGTGCCGGCTGTCGCCCAATTGGCTGTTGTCGCGCGTCGGCGAGATCTATGTCGAGATCATCCGCAACCTTCCGCTGCTGTTCCAGATCCTGTTCTGGTACCTGGCGGTGCTCGCCGCCCTGCCCAATCCGCGGCAGAGCATCTCGCTGCTCGGCATCGCCTTTCTCAGCAATCGCGGCCTCGTCATTCCGAGTCTGATCGGCCAGAGCGGCCTCGGGCCGTTCCTGGCAATGCTGGCGCTCGGCATCGTGGCAGCGCTGGTCCTGCGCGTCCATGCTCGGCGGGCGTTGCTCCAGCAGGGGCGGGTGATCCGGATCTGGCCCTATGTGCTGGCTCTGCTGTTCGGCCTGCCGCTCGCCACCACGCTGGCGGTCGGGCTGCCATTCACCTTCGAGCTGCCGCAGCTTAGGGGCTTCAACTTCGCAGGCGGCTCGCGGATCATTCCGGAATTCGTGGCGCTGACGCTGGCACTGTCGACCTACACTGCCGCCTTCATCGCCGAAATCGTGCGCGCCGGCATCCTGTCGGTCCACAAGGGGCAGATGGAGGCGGGATCGTCGCTGGGCCTCAGCCGGGGCAACACGCTCCGCCTGATCGTGGTGCCGCAGGCCATGCGCGTCATCGTGCCGCCGTTGACCAACCAGTACCTCAATCTCACCAAGAACTCGTCGCTGGCGGTCGCGATCGGCTATCCCGACCTCGTCTCGGTTTTCGCCGGCACCTCGTTGAGCCAGACCGGGCAGGCGATCGAGATCATCGCGATGACGATGGGCATCTATTTGCTGATCTCGCTCCTCACCAGCGCGATCATGAGCGTCTACGGTTGGCGCGTCAGCCGGAGTCTGGGCGCATGA
- a CDS encoding amino acid ABC transporter permease, with protein MSDIASSSFVRQDLLTERPAPVKTTGFVGLMRPRLFNSPTNILLTIVGALLLWFTIVPSVKFLMVDAVWSGKDRTACLTENAGFAVGACWPYIQAKLPQLVYGFYPESERWRVNLTFVLAVILLIPLLVPRLPAKGLNASLFFAAFPVVAFFLLHGGGIKGFGLSWTAGLLELFDDSIVGAGQALLSLSKTSNLGPLLWAVGQLIVLAGTVISWLIFPLIWLRDQIQGTGQSVWTDFAITSLVVSLIAFVLGGGLRTGWRAFLSSVATFVAIAVVIKLMGLDHGGLPIVTTNLWGGLLVTLVVSVTGIVTSLPIGIALALGRRSTIPLIRIFSIAFIEFWRGVPLITVLFFATYMLPLFLPGNFTVDGLVRALIGIALFTGAYQAENVRGGLAAIPRGQGEAAAALGLSWWKTTSLIVLPQALRHVIPNLVNSFISLLKDTSLVSIVALFDLLGSLRASFSDPKWSTPSTAFTGFAFAGVIYFIFCFGMSRYSLFVEHRLNAHRRN; from the coding sequence ATGAGCGATATCGCCTCGAGCAGCTTCGTCCGCCAGGACTTGCTCACCGAACGTCCCGCGCCGGTGAAGACCACGGGCTTCGTCGGATTGATGCGCCCCCGCCTGTTCAACTCGCCGACCAATATCCTGCTCACGATCGTGGGCGCCCTGCTGCTGTGGTTCACCATCGTTCCCTCGGTCAAGTTCCTGATGGTCGATGCGGTGTGGAGCGGCAAGGACCGCACGGCATGCCTGACGGAAAACGCCGGCTTTGCGGTCGGCGCCTGCTGGCCTTACATCCAGGCCAAGCTGCCGCAATTGGTCTACGGCTTTTACCCCGAATCCGAGCGCTGGCGGGTCAACCTGACATTCGTCCTGGCGGTGATCCTGCTGATACCGTTGCTTGTGCCGCGTCTGCCGGCGAAGGGGCTCAACGCCAGTCTGTTCTTCGCCGCATTTCCGGTGGTCGCGTTCTTCCTGCTGCACGGCGGCGGTATCAAGGGTTTTGGCCTCAGCTGGACGGCCGGTCTGCTGGAACTGTTCGACGACAGCATCGTCGGCGCCGGGCAGGCCCTGCTCAGTCTCAGCAAGACATCGAACCTCGGGCCACTGCTTTGGGCCGTCGGCCAACTCATCGTGCTGGCTGGCACGGTGATCTCCTGGCTTATCTTCCCCCTGATCTGGCTGCGCGACCAGATTCAAGGCACCGGCCAGTCAGTCTGGACCGATTTCGCCATCACGTCCCTCGTCGTGTCCCTGATCGCGTTTGTCCTCGGCGGCGGCCTGCGGACAGGATGGCGCGCGTTCCTGTCGAGCGTCGCCACCTTCGTCGCGATTGCCGTCGTCATCAAGCTGATGGGGCTCGATCACGGCGGGTTGCCTATTGTGACCACGAATCTGTGGGGCGGGTTGCTGGTGACGTTGGTGGTCTCCGTCACCGGCATCGTCACCTCGCTGCCGATCGGCATCGCGCTGGCACTGGGGCGGCGTTCCACCATTCCGCTGATCCGGATCTTCTCGATCGCCTTCATCGAGTTCTGGCGCGGGGTGCCCCTGATCACCGTGCTGTTCTTCGCCACCTACATGCTGCCGCTGTTCCTGCCAGGCAATTTCACGGTCGATGGCCTCGTCCGCGCGCTGATCGGCATTGCGCTGTTCACGGGCGCCTACCAGGCCGAGAACGTCCGCGGCGGGCTCGCGGCGATTCCGCGCGGGCAGGGCGAGGCCGCGGCAGCCCTGGGGCTGTCCTGGTGGAAGACGACCTCGCTGATCGTGCTGCCGCAGGCGCTTCGCCACGTCATTCCGAACCTCGTCAACAGCTTCATCTCGCTGTTGAAGGACACGTCGCTGGTCTCGATCGTGGCGCTGTTTGATCTGCTGGGCTCGCTCAGGGCCTCGTTCTCGGATCCGAAATGGTCGACGCCTTCGACTGCGTTCACCGGCTTCGCCTTCGCCGGGGTCATCTACTTCATCTTCTGCTTTGGAATGTCGCGCTACTCGCTGTTCGTCGAGCACCGCCTCAACGCCCACCGTCGCAACTGA
- a CDS encoding amino acid ABC transporter ATP-binding protein, with product MSDPIVKISGLNKWYGDFHVLRDIDLDVRKGERIVICGPSGSGKSTLIRCINALEEFQEGEIVVDGIELGPNLKHIDAVRREVGMVFQSFNLFPHLTVLDNCTLAPIWVRNIPKRDAEATAMKFLERVKIPHQANKFPGQMSGGQQQRVAIARALTMNPKVMLFDEPTSALDPEMVKEVLDTMVDLAEEGMTMLVVTHEMGFAREVANRVVFMDAGQIIEANTPNEFFAAPQHARTKLFLSQILR from the coding sequence ATGTCCGACCCCATCGTCAAGATTTCCGGCCTCAACAAATGGTACGGCGACTTTCACGTGCTGCGCGACATCGACCTCGACGTCCGCAAGGGCGAGCGCATCGTGATCTGCGGGCCCTCGGGCTCCGGCAAATCGACGTTGATCCGCTGCATCAACGCGCTCGAGGAATTCCAGGAGGGCGAGATCGTCGTCGATGGCATCGAGCTCGGGCCGAACCTGAAGCACATCGATGCGGTGCGCCGCGAGGTCGGCATGGTGTTCCAGAGCTTCAACCTGTTCCCGCACCTCACGGTGCTCGACAATTGCACGCTGGCGCCGATCTGGGTGCGCAACATCCCGAAGAGGGACGCCGAGGCGACGGCGATGAAATTCCTGGAGCGGGTCAAGATCCCGCATCAGGCCAACAAGTTTCCGGGCCAGATGTCCGGCGGCCAGCAGCAGCGCGTCGCTATCGCCCGCGCCCTGACCATGAATCCGAAAGTCATGCTGTTCGACGAGCCGACCTCGGCGCTCGACCCCGAGATGGTCAAGGAGGTGCTGGACACCATGGTCGACCTCGCCGAGGAGGGTATGACCATGCTGGTCGTCACCCACGAGATGGGTTTTGCCCGCGAGGTCGCCAACCGCGTGGTGTTCATGGATGCCGGCCAGATCATCGAGGCCAACACCCCGAACGAGTTTTTTGCAGCGCCTCAGCACGCCCGCACGAAACTGTTCCTGAGCCAGATTCTGCGCTGA
- a CDS encoding amino acid ABC transporter substrate-binding protein, whose product MKRVTLALTLALAAGLSSQAADAQTLKTVKDRGMLSCGVSQGLPGFSSPDDKGNWTGLDVDVCKAIAGAIFNDASKVKYVPLSAKDRFTALQSGEIDVLSRNTTWTISRDTSLGANFTGVTYYDGQGFMVKKSLKVNSALELNSASVCVQTGTTTEQNLADYFKANNMKYEVIAFGTNDETVKAYEAGRCDVFTTDQSGLYANRLKLANPNDHMVLPEIISKEPLGPMVRHGDDQWFDIVKWTLFAMLTAEELGVTSKNVDEKAKLENPELKRVLGTDGNFGEQLGLTKDWVVRIVKAVGNYGEVFDRNVGAGSPLAINRGLNNLWNKGGLQYAPPIR is encoded by the coding sequence ATGAAACGCGTAACCCTGGCTCTCACCCTTGCTCTCGCCGCCGGCCTCTCCTCCCAAGCCGCCGATGCGCAAACGCTCAAGACCGTCAAGGACCGAGGCATGCTGTCCTGCGGCGTCAGTCAGGGCCTGCCGGGATTCTCCTCGCCCGACGACAAGGGCAACTGGACCGGCCTCGACGTCGACGTCTGCAAGGCGATCGCCGGCGCGATCTTCAACGATGCGAGCAAGGTCAAGTACGTGCCGTTGTCCGCCAAGGACCGCTTCACCGCGCTGCAATCCGGCGAAATCGACGTGCTCTCGCGCAACACCACCTGGACCATCTCGCGCGATACCTCGCTCGGCGCCAACTTTACCGGCGTGACCTATTATGACGGGCAGGGCTTCATGGTGAAGAAGTCGCTCAAGGTGAACTCGGCGCTGGAGCTCAACAGCGCCTCGGTCTGCGTGCAGACCGGTACCACCACCGAGCAGAATCTCGCCGACTACTTCAAGGCTAACAACATGAAGTACGAGGTGATCGCGTTCGGCACCAACGATGAAACCGTCAAGGCGTATGAAGCCGGGCGCTGCGACGTCTTCACCACCGACCAGTCGGGCCTCTACGCCAATCGCCTGAAGCTCGCCAATCCCAACGACCACATGGTGCTGCCCGAGATCATCTCGAAGGAACCGCTCGGCCCGATGGTACGCCACGGCGACGACCAGTGGTTCGACATCGTCAAGTGGACTCTGTTCGCGATGCTCACCGCCGAGGAGCTCGGCGTGACCTCGAAGAACGTCGACGAGAAGGCCAAGCTGGAAAATCCCGAGCTGAAGCGCGTGCTCGGCACCGACGGCAATTTCGGCGAACAGCTCGGCTTGACCAAGGACTGGGTGGTGCGGATCGTGAAGGCGGTCGGCAATTACGGCGAAGTGTTCGATCGCAATGTCGGCGCGGGCTCGCCGCTCGCCATCAACCGCGGTCTCAACAATCTCTGGAACAAGGGCGGTCTTCAGTACGCGCCGCCGATCCGCTGA
- a CDS encoding tetratricopeptide repeat protein — MQSSVGARAYQNARLQKKLRKQADAVLSFAIEALGQGRFAEAEALCREILKEVPDHFHATHLLGLRAFEDGQLEEAQQLFERAIALDPRSPDAHGNLGAVYFDLQRFQDARACQEKAIALKPNCPITLTNLGNTLLNIGLGEQAIGLHERAIRLRPDYADAFCNRGMAELMIGRLERAKESFDRALVFQPRHAEALAGKGMVCIELRHYEEAEAALVAGLSIKPGSPRILAQRGRLNFDLYRLEQAAADFDAALTQSPRLELALRGKAQVSLLLGNTTQAIAAVKTLLEDNPRSDYAIVLLGACYANQGDVATALEHLDAALAISPDYADAIARKIFILDYLPEADFAVQQAVRKSWWDVIGAKLPQRILPPRQLDPDRRIVVGYVASEFRNHSAAFALLPVLRHHDHTRFEIVCYSCWPLQDEITERFKPLADVWVDAAQLSDDELADRIQADKIDILIDVSGHTAGNRLAVFARKPAPIQVTGFGHATGTGLQTMDYVLADPIFIPQSARHLLAEEVHDLPCLITIDPIQDVPPSELPMLRNGHVTFGVFNRIYKISDEAIRVWSKVMREVTGSKIIIKHGLLDDPLLRDGLIARFMDQGIAEESITCLGSTSRHEHLLAFAKVDISLDTFPQNGGISTWESLYAGVPVVAKLGLGASSRAGGSIVAAVGLDDWVAEDDDDYAAIACKYAAQPAHLAKLRAELPARIAASPAGNVERYTREVEAAYRRFWRDHCAAASERGEVA; from the coding sequence TTGCAGAGCAGTGTCGGCGCGCGCGCCTACCAGAATGCGCGATTGCAGAAGAAGTTGAGGAAGCAGGCGGACGCCGTGTTGTCCTTCGCAATCGAGGCGCTCGGGCAGGGCCGATTTGCGGAGGCCGAGGCACTCTGCCGCGAGATTCTGAAGGAGGTGCCGGATCATTTCCACGCCACGCACCTGCTCGGCCTGCGCGCGTTTGAGGATGGGCAGCTCGAGGAAGCGCAACAGCTGTTCGAGCGCGCGATTGCACTCGATCCGCGCTCGCCGGATGCCCATGGCAATCTCGGGGCCGTGTATTTCGATCTGCAGAGATTTCAGGATGCCCGCGCCTGCCAGGAGAAGGCCATTGCGCTGAAGCCGAATTGTCCGATCACCCTGACAAATCTCGGCAATACGCTGCTCAACATCGGCCTCGGCGAGCAGGCCATCGGGCTGCACGAACGTGCGATCAGGCTGCGGCCGGACTATGCCGATGCATTTTGCAACCGAGGCATGGCCGAGCTGATGATCGGCCGCCTCGAACGTGCCAAGGAGAGTTTCGACCGCGCCCTCGTGTTTCAGCCGCGTCATGCGGAAGCGCTTGCCGGCAAGGGCATGGTGTGCATCGAGCTCCGGCACTACGAGGAGGCGGAGGCCGCCCTTGTGGCAGGGCTTTCGATCAAGCCGGGTTCACCGCGGATTCTGGCGCAGCGCGGACGGCTCAACTTCGATCTGTACCGGCTGGAGCAGGCGGCGGCGGACTTCGACGCGGCGCTGACGCAATCGCCGCGGCTCGAGCTCGCGCTACGTGGGAAGGCGCAAGTCAGCCTCCTGTTGGGGAACACGACGCAGGCGATTGCGGCCGTCAAGACCCTGCTCGAGGACAATCCGCGGTCCGATTACGCAATCGTGCTGCTCGGCGCCTGCTATGCCAACCAGGGAGACGTCGCGACGGCACTCGAGCATCTTGATGCGGCACTCGCGATCTCGCCGGATTATGCGGATGCCATCGCACGCAAGATCTTCATCCTGGACTATCTGCCGGAGGCCGATTTCGCGGTCCAGCAGGCGGTGCGAAAATCCTGGTGGGATGTGATCGGCGCCAAACTGCCGCAAAGGATATTGCCGCCCCGGCAGCTCGATCCGGACAGGCGGATCGTCGTCGGATATGTCGCCTCGGAATTCAGGAACCACTCGGCAGCGTTCGCTCTGTTGCCGGTGCTTCGCCATCATGATCATACGAGGTTCGAGATCGTCTGCTATTCCTGCTGGCCGTTGCAGGACGAGATCACCGAGCGGTTCAAGCCTCTCGCCGACGTCTGGGTCGACGCCGCGCAGCTGTCGGACGACGAGCTGGCCGACCGCATCCAGGCAGACAAGATCGACATCCTGATCGACGTGTCAGGGCATACGGCCGGCAACAGGCTCGCTGTCTTCGCCCGCAAGCCGGCCCCGATCCAGGTCACAGGCTTTGGACACGCCACGGGAACCGGTCTTCAGACCATGGACTACGTGCTCGCGGATCCCATCTTCATCCCGCAATCGGCCCGCCATCTGCTGGCCGAGGAGGTCCACGATCTGCCGTGCCTGATCACGATCGATCCGATCCAGGACGTGCCGCCTTCGGAGCTCCCCATGCTCCGCAACGGTCATGTCACCTTCGGCGTCTTCAACCGCATCTACAAGATCTCGGATGAGGCGATCCGGGTCTGGTCGAAGGTGATGCGTGAGGTGACGGGCTCGAAGATCATCATCAAGCACGGGCTGCTCGACGATCCCTTGCTGCGCGACGGCTTGATCGCGCGGTTTATGGACCAGGGCATTGCCGAAGAGAGTATCACTTGCCTCGGCTCGACCTCGCGCCATGAGCATCTGCTGGCCTTTGCGAAGGTCGATATCTCCCTCGATACATTTCCGCAAAACGGCGGCATCAGCACCTGGGAATCGCTCTATGCGGGCGTTCCGGTCGTCGCCAAGCTCGGCCTCGGCGCCTCGTCGCGCGCCGGCGGCTCGATCGTGGCGGCGGTCGGCCTCGACGACTGGGTCGCCGAGGATGACGACGACTATGCCGCGATCGCTTGCAAATACGCGGCGCAGCCCGCGCATCTGGCGAAGTTGCGGGCGGAGCTGCCGGCGCGGATCGCAGCTTCGCCGGCCGGAAACGTCGAACGCTATACGCGTGAGGTCGAAGCGGCCTATCGCCGGTTCTGGCGCGATCATTGTGCCGCGGCCTCGGAACGCGGTGAGGTGGCGTAG
- a CDS encoding cysteine synthase A encodes MTIRNDVVEAIGNTPLIKLKRASELTGCTILGKAEFMNPGQSVKDRAGKWMILEAEKRGELKPGGLVVEATAGNTGIGLAVVASARGYRTLIVIPETQSQEKKDFLKLCGAELIEVPALPYANPNNYQHVGRRLADELRKTEPNGVLFADQWNNLDNAKAHYESTGPEIWEQTGGKVDGFVCSVGSGGTLAGTSRFLKEKSKNVRIACADPHGAGMYEYFRTGDAKATPGGSITEGIGLNRATAIVETAKVDDAYLIPDGEAVSVIYELLQHEGLCLGGSTGINIVGAMRLAKQLGPGKTIVTVLCDSGSRYQSKLFNADFMRAKNLPVPEWLEKRSNIKPPFV; translated from the coding sequence ATGACCATTCGAAACGACGTTGTCGAAGCCATCGGCAACACCCCGCTGATCAAGCTGAAGCGCGCCTCGGAACTGACCGGCTGCACCATTCTCGGCAAGGCCGAATTCATGAACCCAGGTCAGTCGGTGAAGGATCGCGCCGGCAAATGGATGATCCTCGAGGCCGAGAAGCGCGGCGAGCTCAAGCCCGGCGGTCTCGTGGTGGAAGCGACCGCCGGCAATACCGGCATCGGCCTTGCGGTCGTCGCCAGCGCGCGTGGCTACCGCACCCTGATCGTGATCCCGGAGACGCAGAGCCAAGAGAAGAAGGACTTCTTGAAGCTGTGCGGCGCCGAGCTGATCGAGGTCCCGGCCCTTCCTTACGCCAATCCCAACAACTACCAGCATGTCGGTCGCCGTCTTGCGGACGAGCTGCGCAAGACCGAGCCGAACGGCGTGCTGTTCGCCGACCAGTGGAACAACCTCGACAACGCGAAGGCGCATTACGAATCCACGGGGCCGGAGATCTGGGAGCAGACCGGTGGCAAGGTCGACGGCTTCGTCTGCTCGGTCGGTAGCGGCGGCACGCTCGCCGGCACCAGCCGCTTTCTGAAGGAAAAGAGCAAGAACGTGCGGATCGCGTGTGCCGATCCCCACGGCGCCGGCATGTACGAATATTTCAGAACCGGCGACGCCAAGGCGACGCCGGGCGGCTCGATCACCGAAGGCATCGGCCTCAACCGCGCGACCGCCATCGTCGAGACCGCGAAGGTGGATGACGCCTATCTCATCCCCGACGGTGAAGCCGTCAGCGTGATCTATGAGCTGCTCCAGCATGAAGGTCTCTGCCTTGGCGGCTCGACCGGCATCAACATCGTCGGTGCGATGCGCCTCGCCAAGCAGCTCGGGCCCGGCAAGACGATCGTCACCGTGCTGTGCGATTCCGGCAGCCGCTACCAGTCGAAGCTGTTCAACGCGGATTTCATGCGCGCCAAGAACCTTCCGGTGCCGGAGTGGCTCGAGAAGCGCAGCAACATCAAGCCGCCTTTCGTGTGA
- a CDS encoding tetratricopeptide repeat protein, with product MKQADAVIAAAANAYGQGRYAETEALCREILKALPDHVDAIHLLGMCAHDGRRLEEAQQLLERVIALDPRLHDAHNNLATVHFDLGNYEEARRSQERAIALKPNFAVALTNLGNTLMHLGLYEQALEMHERSIKIKPDYADALCNRGMVEIVLGQTMRAKESFDRALLFQPRHAEAIVGSGMVSMDLRHHEEAAAKFAQALAIKPGAPRILAQRGRLSFELQRLDEALADFDAALAISPKLELALRGKAQVCLIMGRTAQAMAAATTLIERNPRSEMGLALMGFAYSNQGDMDAAIEYLDRALALRPDYGDAIRGKIFLLDYLAEADFAVQQAVRKSWWDAIGSKILQRTLPKRPLDPDKQIVIGYVAAEFRQHSAGLTVLPVLRHHDHAKFKIICYYSWPGADEYTAKFKQMADVWVEAWQMSDDELADRIQADNVDVLIDISGHTTGNRLPVFARKPAPIQATGFGHATGTGMPTMDYVLADPIFIPPSARHLFPEKIYDLPCLITMEPVTNLQPSELPMLRNGYVTFGVFNRIYKISDDAIRVWSRIMREVPGSKIVLKHSLLDDPLLRDSLVARFVAQGIPEEDITCLGTTSRDDHLRAFDRIDISLDTFPQNGGISTWESLYKGVPVVAKLGNGASSRAGASIVAAVGLGDWVAEDDDGYVEIARKYASQPEHLAKLRAGLPAQIAASPAGNVEIYTRELEAGYRKFWRDYCAAAPESGEVA from the coding sequence ATGAAGCAGGCCGACGCCGTGATTGCCGCCGCGGCGAACGCCTATGGCCAAGGTCGATATGCCGAAACCGAGGCGCTGTGCCGTGAAATCCTGAAAGCCCTTCCGGATCATGTCGACGCCATCCACCTGCTCGGCATGTGCGCCCATGACGGCCGGCGCCTCGAGGAGGCACAGCAGCTGCTCGAGCGCGTGATTGCGCTCGATCCGCGCCTGCACGATGCCCACAACAACCTTGCGACCGTGCATTTCGACCTCGGCAATTACGAGGAGGCGCGGCGATCCCAGGAGAGGGCGATCGCGCTGAAGCCGAATTTCGCCGTCGCGCTGACCAATCTCGGCAACACGCTGATGCATCTGGGGCTATACGAGCAGGCGCTCGAGATGCACGAGCGCTCCATCAAGATCAAACCGGATTATGCCGACGCGCTCTGCAATCGCGGCATGGTCGAGATCGTGCTTGGGCAGACCATGCGCGCCAAGGAGAGTTTCGATCGCGCCCTGCTGTTTCAGCCGCGTCACGCCGAGGCCATCGTCGGCAGCGGCATGGTCAGCATGGACTTGCGGCACCACGAGGAGGCCGCAGCCAAGTTCGCCCAGGCACTCGCAATCAAGCCGGGCGCGCCGCGGATCCTGGCCCAGCGCGGACGGCTCAGTTTCGAACTGCAGCGCTTGGACGAGGCGCTGGCAGATTTCGATGCGGCGCTTGCGATTTCGCCCAAGCTCGAGCTGGCCCTTCGGGGCAAGGCGCAGGTCTGCCTCATCATGGGAAGGACCGCGCAGGCGATGGCGGCCGCGACGACCTTGATCGAGCGAAATCCTCGCTCCGAGATGGGGTTGGCGCTGATGGGCTTCGCTTATTCGAACCAGGGAGACATGGACGCTGCGATCGAATATCTCGATCGCGCGCTGGCGCTCCGACCGGACTATGGCGACGCGATCAGGGGCAAGATCTTCTTGCTGGACTACCTTGCGGAGGCGGATTTCGCGGTCCAGCAGGCGGTGCGAAAGTCCTGGTGGGATGCGATCGGCTCGAAGATTTTGCAAAGGACGCTGCCGAAGCGGCCGCTGGATCCGGACAAGCAGATTGTGATCGGATATGTCGCGGCCGAATTCCGGCAGCATTCGGCGGGGCTCACCGTGCTGCCCGTGTTGCGCCATCATGATCACGCCAAGTTCAAGATCATCTGCTATTACTCCTGGCCGGGGGCGGACGAGTACACCGCCAAGTTCAAGCAAATGGCGGACGTCTGGGTCGAGGCTTGGCAGATGTCGGACGATGAGCTCGCCGATCGCATTCAGGCCGACAATGTCGACGTCCTGATCGACATCTCGGGCCACACGACCGGCAACAGGCTCCCGGTCTTCGCGCGGAAGCCGGCCCCGATCCAGGCCACCGGTTTCGGGCACGCGACGGGCACGGGCATGCCGACGATGGACTATGTGCTCGCGGATCCCATCTTCATTCCGCCATCGGCGCGGCATCTGTTCCCGGAAAAGATCTACGATCTGCCGTGCCTGATCACGATGGAGCCCGTCACCAATCTGCAGCCGTCCGAGCTGCCGATGCTCCGCAACGGCTATGTCACCTTCGGCGTATTCAACCGCATCTACAAGATCTCGGATGACGCGATCCGTGTGTGGTCGCGCATCATGCGGGAGGTGCCGGGATCGAAGATCGTCCTCAAGCATAGTTTGCTCGACGATCCCTTGCTGCGCGACAGCCTGGTCGCACGCTTCGTCGCGCAGGGCATCCCCGAGGAGGACATCACGTGCCTCGGCACCACTTCACGCGACGACCATCTGAGGGCCTTCGATCGGATCGATATTTCGCTCGACACGTTCCCGCAGAATGGCGGCATCAGCACCTGGGAATCCCTCTACAAGGGCGTGCCCGTCGTCGCCAAGCTCGGCAATGGCGCCTCCTCGCGCGCCGGCGCTTCGATCGTGGCGGCCGTCGGTCTCGGCGACTGGGTCGCCGAGGATGACGACGGCTATGTCGAGATCGCCCGCAAATATGCCTCGCAGCCCGAGCATCTGGCGAAGTTGCGCGCGGGTTTGCCGGCTCAGATCGCAGCCTCGCCCGCCGGCAATGTCGAGATCTACACACGCGAGCTCGAAGCGGGCTACCGCAAGTTCTGGCGCGATTATTGCGCCGCGGCCCCGGAAAGCGGGGAGGTCGCCTAA